In Megalopta genalis isolate 19385.01 chromosome 7, iyMegGena1_principal, whole genome shotgun sequence, a single window of DNA contains:
- the LOC117221804 gene encoding protein Wnt-6, producing MEMRLVLVAVCLLLVTPIAGSFWTVGNQLVMDPMLICKKTRRLKGKMAEICRKEPSLLKEIARGVQVGTKECQYQFRNRRWNCTTIRRSLRKILLRDTRETGFVNAITAAGVTYAVTRACTMGHLVECSCDKMTSKGNRFGKFIPTPEIQKSLPTEGDWEWGGCGDNVKFGFKKSREFMDAPYRKRSDIKTLVKLHNNDAGRLAVRDFMRTECKCHGLSGSCTVRTCWRKMPPFRDVGNRLKESFDGAAKVIPSNDGHSFITEGPTIKPPDRFDLIYSEDSPDFCKLNRKTGSLGTQGRRCNSTSPGVDGCELLCCGRGYDTRIVKEKVNCECRFRWCCEVTCNTCLDKKTINTCR from the exons GACCGTTGGCAATCAGCTGGTGATGGACCCGATGCTCATCTGCAAGAAAACCAGGAGGCTGAAGGGCAAGATGGCCGAGATCTGTCGCAAAGAGCCCTCGTTGCTCAAGGAGATCGCGAGGGGCGTGCAGGTCGGGACCAAGGAGTGTCAGTATCAGTTTCGGAATCGCAGGTGGAACTGCACCACGATCAGAAGGTCCCTGAGGAAGATTCTGCTGAGGG ATACCAGGGAGACAGGCTTCGTGAACGCCATCACCGCGGCCGGCGTCACCTACGCCGTCACCAGGGCCTGCACCATGGGCCACCTCGTCGAGTGCTCCTGCGACAAGATGACGTCGAAAG GTAACCGCTTCGGCAAATTCATCCCGACCCCGGAGATCCAGAAGAGCCTGCCGACCGAGGGTGACTGGGAGTGGGGCGGGTGCGGGGACAACGTGAAGTTCGGGTTCAAAAAGTCGCGGGAGTTCATGGACGCGCCGTACAGGAAGCGCAGCGACATCAAGACGCTGGTGAAGCTGCACAACAACGACGCCGGTCGTCTG GCGGTGCGGGACTTCATGAGGACGGAGTGCAAGTGCCACGGGCTCTCGGGCTCGTGCACGGTGCGCACGTGTTGGCGGAAGATGCCGCCGTTCCGCGACGTCGGCAACCGGCTGAAGGAGTCGTTCGACGGCGCGGCCAAGGTGATCCCGAGCAACGACGGGCACAGCTTCATCACGGAGGGGCCGACCATCAAGCCGCCGGATCGGTTCGACCTGATCTACAGCGAGGACTCGCCGGACTTCTGCAAGCTGAACCGGAAGACCGGCTCGCTGGGCACCCAGGGTCGCCGCTGCAACTCGACCAGCCCGGGCGTCGACGGCTGCGAGCTGCTCTGCTGCGGCAGAGGCTACGACACCCGGATCGTCAAGGAGAAGGTGAACTGCGAGTGCAGGTTCCGGTGGTGCTGCGAGGTCACCTGCAACACTTGCCTGGACAAGAAGACGATCAACACCTGCCGTTGA